TACAGACGGCGCTCGATGCCTTGCCCGGTGAGCCGACAAAGCTTGCCCGGATTGAGCGTTTCGCATTTTACGAGCGCACCAAGCAGGCATTCGCCGTCATAGCGACTGGCGAAACCTTATTCTACGGCAACGTGATTATTCGCAAGGGGACCGTCAACCTGGGCGGGAACTGACCGATATTGGCATTTGCCTCCCTGGATTAGATTGAGCGGGCTGGCATCCCATGGGCGTTTTGGGATGGAAGCAGATGGCACGGGTAACGGCGTTGGAGATAACGCATTCACCCGACAGGGGGGCATTTGGCTCCTCCCATGCTCATGATATCTTTCTGGCAAGGATCGACTTAGGAGCCTCGCTCGCTTGCGCCGGCCTGTTCGCCAAACGCTGGGCGCGCGTCATTGATGTCTGCGCTCCGGATAAACCAGGACACGACGTCGGCCGCAGGATCCTGAGCGGCGACGGTCTTCGCGCGATAGGTCAGCGCTACTATTTCAACAGGCGTCCCAAGAAGGACCCGTTGGCTGCCTCGTCAGCGTCCGCCCATCAATAAGACAACCGGAGTAGTGTCCCTTCGAAGTGGATGCCCGTAGCCGAATTAGACCTTCTTCCATCGTTTCCACTGCTTCTGTTCGCGCGCAAATACCGTTGTTTCCGCCGCGAAGTCGCCGACTGCATGCGCTTCCCAGGGACTCTTCGGGATTGATTCCATCCGTAAGATGCCCGGCCATGACACCGGGCATCTTTGAAAATGATCATTCGATCCCGAGTTCTTATTTTTCGAAATAGGTGGGTTTTCCGTCCTCGCCCTTCTTCCATTCATAGATGACGTAGTCAGGACGCGTCGGATCGCCCTTGGCGTCGTAGCCGAAGTCACCGATGGCGGTCTTGAACGGCCCGTACCCCTTGATGGTTTCGGCTACTTTCATCGCGTCATCGGCGGATCCAGTTTTGGCGATCGCGGCGGCGATGATCTGAACCGCGGCATAGGAGTATAGGGTGTAGGCTTCCGGCTCGAAGCCGGCTGCGTGGAACCTCTCGACGATATCCTTTGCGACTGGATTCTTGCGTGGATCCGGGCCGAAGGTGTTGAGTGTGCCGATGACGGCGTCACCGGCAATCGCGGCTAGTTCGTTCGAAACCATTCCGTCGCCTGAGAAGAAAGTAGCCTTCAAGCCTTGATCGGCGGACTGGCGCATGATCAGCCCGGCCTCGGTGTGCAGACCGCCGAAGTAGATCAGCGTAACCCCGGCTTCCTTCATCTTGGCGATGAGCGCGGAGAAGTCCTTGTCACCGATGTTGATGCCTTCATACATCACTTCTGTAACGCCATCGGCATTCAGCACCTTCTTCGCCACGTCGACGAGACCCTGTCCGTATGGGCTCTTGTCGTGGACGATGGCGAGCTTGGCGTCCTTGAAATTCGCAGCGATATAGTCGCCCGCGACCTTGCCCTGCTGGTCATCACGGCCGCAGGTGCGGAACGTGTTCCAGAGACCGCGCTCGGTGTACTGCGGATTGGTGGATGCGGGTGATATCTCGAGCACGCCGTTTTCGGCGTAGACTTCCGAGGCGGGGATCGACACGCCCGAATTGAAATGGCCGACCACGTATTTCACCCCGTCACCGACGAACTTGTTGGCAACCGAAATCCCCTGTTTCGGATCGGACACATCGTCTCCAACCTGGATCTTGATCTGCTGGCCGAGGACGCCGCCCGCGGCATTGATATCGGCCGCTGCCTGTTCGGCGCCCTTTTGGAATTGCGCGCCAAAGGCGGCATTCGGACCGGTGATCGGACCGGCGACACCGATCAGAATATCGGCCCGGGCGTTGCCGCTGAACGCGGCAAGCGCGGTCACGGCAACCGCGAACAACAGTGATTTTTTCATGCGATGGCTCCCATTTAGCATTGTGGGCGTTGATTGATGCTTCGATGCGATGCCCACCCGGCGCATCAAGCTGACTTTGAAATTTGCGGCCGCCTTCCCCATCAGGCGCCTGCCATTCGGCGCGGCTTGTTCAAGGCATGCGTTCCACCGCCAATGCGGTGGCCTCGCCCCCGCCGATGCAGACGGCCGCTATGCCGCGCTTCAGCTGATATTTCCGGAGCGCGGCGACCAGCGTGACGATGATGCGCGCGCCTGACGCGCCGATCGGATGGCCAAGCGCGCATGCGCCGCCATGCACATTCACCTTGTCTTCAGGCAGGCCGAGTTCGCGCATCGCGGCCATCGGCACGACGGCGAAAGCCTCGTTGATCTCAAAGAGATCCACATCCCCGAGATCCCATTCAATCCTCTCGCAGAGCTTGCGGATGGCGCCGATCGGCGCGATCGTGAAGAGGTTGGGCGCCTGGGCGTAAGTGACATGGCCACGGATTGTGGCGAGCGGGCCAACGCCCCTCTTGTCTGCTTCTGAACGGCGCATGAGGACGAGGGCCGCGGCGCCGTCCGAGATTGACGAGGAATTCGCGGCCGTTACCGTGCCGCCCTCCCGGAAAGCAGGCTTCAGCGCGGGGATTCTTTCCGGTCTTGCCTTCGCAGGCTGCTCGTCCTCATCGACGATGCGCTCGGTCTTGCCCGCCGCCACCGTGATCGAGACGATCTCCTTGATGAAGCTGCCCTCGGCAATGGCCTTCTGCGCCCTTTCCAGCGAAGCGACCGCGAAGGCGTCCTGGGCGCCGCGGCTAAACTGGTAGGCATGCGCACAGTCCTCGGCGAAGGTCCCCATGAGCCGCCCTTTGTCGTAGGCGTCCTCCAGGCCATCCAGGAACATATGATCGACGATCTTGCCGTGCCCGAGCCGATAGCCGGAGCGCGCACGATCGAGGAGATACGGCGCGTTGGTCATGCTCTCCATGCCACCCGCCACGACGATCGCCGCGGAACCAGCGGCAATGCGGTCGTGGGCCAGCATCACCGACATCATGCCGGACCCGCACATCTTGTTTACGGTCGTGGCACCGACACTGAGCGGCAGGCCGGCGGCGATGGCGGCTTGGCGCGCGGGCGCCTGGCCCTGACCGGCGGACAGCACGCAACCCAACAGCACCTCATCGACGAGATCCATCCCGGTTCCGGACCGCTCCAAGGCGGCCCGGACAGCGGCCGCGCCAAGCTGCGCGGCGGCAACGTCCTTGAAGGCGCCTTGGAACCCTCCAAGGGGCGTGCGGGCGCCGCCGACGATGACTATCGGATCACGAGTGGTCACCCAGCCGATCCCTCCTGCAGTGCCCGTCATCGCGGCGCCATGCGCAACGCGCCGTCAAGGCGGATAACCTCGCCGTTCAGCATCATGTTCTCGCAGATGTGTTTCACCAGGCTGGCATACTCATCCGGACGGCCCAGGCGCGGCGGAAACGGCACGCTCGCGCCGAGCGCGTCCCGCACCTCTTGCGGCATGGCCGCCATCATGGGTGTTTCAAAGATGCCCGGGGCGATGGTGGCGACGCGTACGCCATAGCGAGCCAGCTCCCGAGCGACCGGCAGCGTCAGCGCGGCGACACCCCCCTTTGACGCCGCGTAGGCCGCCTGACCGACCTGCCCATCGAACGCCGCGATCGAGGCTGTGTTGACGATCACGCCGCGCTCGCCATCAGCATCGGGCTCTCCCTTCACCATGCGGTCGGCGACAAGCCGCAACATGTTGAAGGTGCCGACGAGATTGATCGCAATCGTGCGCGCGAAGCTTTCGAGGCTGTGAAGCTTGTCCCGCCCGAGGACCTTTTCACCCGGCGCTATGCCCGCGCAATTCACCAGCCCGTGGATGCGCCCGAACGTGTTCGTGGCAACATCAATCGCGGCAATGCCGTCGATTTCGCTGGTGACATCGGCCCGGTGAAAGCGCACGGCGCTGCCCAGTTCCGCGGCGACTTTTTCGCCGGCCGCAGCGTTCACATCGATGGCAAGAACGTTTGCGCCTTCAGCGGCGAACATGCGTGCAACCGCGGCTCCCAATCCGGAGCCGGAGCCGGTGACCAAAAAAACGCTATCCTTGATCCGCATTGTTCATGCCCGCGCGAGAATGCCTCGCCCGAACATGTTGCAACGGAGCAAAGTGGCATACGATGACCGAAGCGCTCAGATTTGGTGATCGATTTTGCAATGTTTGCCGTTCGATGCGTGCCGTGCCTGCGGCCCCGCCGAGTTCGCGGGCGAACGGTCCTGTGCATCGAGCCTCGATGCGGCCTCTCGGCGAAACGACGCGGGGCTTTTGCCGGTCCATTTGTGGAATGCCCGATGAAAGGCACTTGGTTCGGAAAAGCCGATATCGGCGGACAGATCGGCCACGCTTCGGCTGCCGCCAAGCAAGGCTTCCATGGCCAGGGCTCGGCGCATTTCATCCTTGATGGAGCGATAGGTCTGCCCCTCTGATTGCAAGCGCCGGCGCAAGGTCGGCGCTTGCATACGCATTCCCGCGGCGAGTGTCTCGAAGCTTGGCCACGCGGACGGAACCGTCATGTGCAGGCGTCCGCGAACAGCGGCGGAGAGCCCCTCATCGTGGCGATACCGCACCAGAATATTGGCTGGCGCCTGGCGCAGGAATTCCCGCAAGGCGCTGTTGTCACGGATGACAGGCAGCGTCAGGAAATCGGCATCGAAGACAAGCCGGCTTTCCCGCTGATCAAACCGCACCGGGGCGCCGAAAAACAGGCGGTAGTCGGTTCCGTCGGGTGGCGCGCTGC
The nucleotide sequence above comes from Mesorhizobium shangrilense. Encoded proteins:
- a CDS encoding branched-chain amino acid ABC transporter substrate-binding protein, translating into MKKSLLFAVAVTALAAFSGNARADILIGVAGPITGPNAAFGAQFQKGAEQAAADINAAGGVLGQQIKIQVGDDVSDPKQGISVANKFVGDGVKYVVGHFNSGVSIPASEVYAENGVLEISPASTNPQYTERGLWNTFRTCGRDDQQGKVAGDYIAANFKDAKLAIVHDKSPYGQGLVDVAKKVLNADGVTEVMYEGINIGDKDFSALIAKMKEAGVTLIYFGGLHTEAGLIMRQSADQGLKATFFSGDGMVSNELAAIAGDAVIGTLNTFGPDPRKNPVAKDIVERFHAAGFEPEAYTLYSYAAVQIIAAAIAKTGSADDAMKVAETIKGYGPFKTAIGDFGYDAKGDPTRPDYVIYEWKKGEDGKPTYFEK
- a CDS encoding acetyl-CoA C-acyltransferase, whose protein sequence is MTTRDPIVIVGGARTPLGGFQGAFKDVAAAQLGAAAVRAALERSGTGMDLVDEVLLGCVLSAGQGQAPARQAAIAAGLPLSVGATTVNKMCGSGMMSVMLAHDRIAAGSAAIVVAGGMESMTNAPYLLDRARSGYRLGHGKIVDHMFLDGLEDAYDKGRLMGTFAEDCAHAYQFSRGAQDAFAVASLERAQKAIAEGSFIKEIVSITVAAGKTERIVDEDEQPAKARPERIPALKPAFREGGTVTAANSSSISDGAAALVLMRRSEADKRGVGPLATIRGHVTYAQAPNLFTIAPIGAIRKLCERIEWDLGDVDLFEINEAFAVVPMAAMRELGLPEDKVNVHGGACALGHPIGASGARIIVTLVAALRKYQLKRGIAAVCIGGGEATALAVERMP
- a CDS encoding 3-hydroxyacyl-CoA dehydrogenase is translated as MRIKDSVFLVTGSGSGLGAAVARMFAAEGANVLAIDVNAAAGEKVAAELGSAVRFHRADVTSEIDGIAAIDVATNTFGRIHGLVNCAGIAPGEKVLGRDKLHSLESFARTIAINLVGTFNMLRLVADRMVKGEPDADGERGVIVNTASIAAFDGQVGQAAYAASKGGVAALTLPVARELARYGVRVATIAPGIFETPMMAAMPQEVRDALGASVPFPPRLGRPDEYASLVKHICENMMLNGEVIRLDGALRMAPR
- a CDS encoding AraC family transcriptional regulator is translated as MERRMIAPCFMDDTLECLRRHNVEIEPLLARVGLPPVISQPISAEQYGALWHAVAETMDDEFFGEGARPMRSGSFALLCHALLSTKTLEHALRRGLRFLRVVLDDPHGQLIVRNGLAEVILEDASPLRSAFAYRTFWIIVHGVNCWLVGRRLPIRWVDFKCSAPPDGTDYRLFFGAPVRFDQRESRLVFDADFLTLPVIRDNSALREFLRQAPANILVRYRHDEGLSAAVRGRLHMTVPSAWPSFETLAAGMRMQAPTLRRRLQSEGQTYRSIKDEMRRALAMEALLGGSRSVADLSADIGFSEPSAFHRAFHKWTGKSPASFRREAASRLDAQDRSPANSAGPQARHASNGKHCKIDHQI